The genomic interval GCCGTAGAACAACTGCACGACGTCCGGGCCCTGGCCGGCAACCTTGGCAGCGACAACGCGCGTCTGGTAGTCGGCATAAGGGAAGGTGGTGTGCTTGACGGTGATGTCTGGGTTGGCCGCCTCGAAGTTGGCGATCAGCTTGTCCATAGCCTGTACGCGGCTATCGAAAACATACTGCCAGTACTCGATCTCGACGGCCTGCGCCGAACCAAGCGCCAGAAAGCTGATACCGGCGGCGAGGCCGGCGACTGTAGCCTTTGAAAACATGCAAATACCTCCATTGCACCATCGGCTGTGCCGACAGCAATCTCTTCGCGAGAAAGGCGAAGCTCGCCATTCTGGGGCCAAACGTCGACGATGTGACACTCGCTTGTCAATAAAATAATCTACTTGAGTTATTTTCTTCCCCGGCTAGGTTCACATTGGTCTAAACGTGCTCGCGTCCGGCATTTGGGAGAAACCAGACCTTGAACAGCCAGAGCAAACGCAACATGCGCCAGCGTGTCGCCATCGGGTCCAATCCCGAGCGGAATCGCGCGCATAATCGACGCGTTGTGCTCGAAGTTATCCGGCTGCAGGGGCATCTGGGACGCACCGAAATTGCACGCCGCGCGCAGCTGACGCCGCAGGCTGTTTCCAACATTGTCGAGGAACTGCTCGACGAGGGCCTGCTCATCGAACTGGGCCGCCTGCGCTCCGGTCGCGGGCAGCCGCCGATCCAGTTTGCGGTGAACCCTGATGGTCCGCTGACAGCCGGCGTTGAAATCGCCGCCGATCACATGGTGACGGTGCTGGTCGATCTCTCCGGCGGGCTGCGGGCACAGTCGATCATTCCGCTGACCCAGACCGGACCCGATGTGATCCCGGGTCTGCTGACCGACCAGATCAAGCAGTTGCATTCAACGCTAGGCGAGAGCCCGGCGCGGCTGTTGGGCGTTGGCGTCGTGATGCCGGGACCGTTCGAAATCGAGGGCATGAGCTCTGTCGGACCAGCTACCCTGCCCGGCTGGACCGGCACTGATCCCGCAGCCCTGATGGCCAAGGCGACGGGCGAGCATGTGGTGATCGAGAATGACGCTACCGCCGCAGCGGTTGGTGAACGGCTCTATGGCGCGGGTCGGCAGATGGGCCATTTCTGCTATCTCTATTTCGGTGTCGGCCTTGGTCTGGGCGTCATTCAGGATGGCCGTCCGCTGCGCGGCGCCTTCGGCAATGCCGGTGAAATCGGCCATATCGGGCTGGTGCCGCGCAAGGGCAAAGCTTTCGCCGGTGCGGCTGGGGCGCTGGAGCGGTTCGTGTCGGTATTTGCGCTGCGCGAGCATCTGGCGCTGGCTGGCGTCTATGCCGCCAATGTCGATGACATCCAGAAGCTGCACGACGACGGCAGCAAGCCGCTGCTGGAATGGATCAGCATAGCGGCGGACTACCTCGCGCCCGCAGTCAGCATGCTCGAAAACATCTTCGATCCAGAAGCCATCATTTTTGGCGGCGGCTTGCCCGATTCGGTGCTCGACGCCGTGATCGCCGCGCTCGACCCACTGCCCGTTTCCGTCTCGACCCGCCGGCAGCGAACCGCCCCGCGTGTACTGCGTGGTCAGACCGGTCAATTGACGGCCGCGCTCGGCGCTGCCGCCCTCCCCCTTCTCGAAACCGTCTCTCCCCATCTCAGCATTGCGGCAGACGCCGCAGGCTGAGCCTGAACTTATCTGGATTTAGATCATGCTGACCAATCGCGAGCGCTTGCGCCACCGCCAGAACCAACCCGCCATCGTCGCCCTGCACCGGGCGCTGGCGCGGCTGACCTCCACCGTGACGGTGATGAATACAGGTGCGCATCCCGACGACGAACAAAGCGGCATGCTGGCGCTGATGAGCTTTGCCATGGGTATGCGCGTGGTCATCGCCTGCTCGACACGCGGCGAAGGCGGACAAAATACGCTCGGGCCGGAGCGTACCGGCGCATTGGGCGTGATGCGTTCACGGGAAATGGAAGAGGCCGCACGCGAACTGGGCGCAGACATTGCCTGGCTCGGTCATGGCCCGGATGATCCAGTGAATGACTTCGGCTTCTCGAAATCGGGGCCGGATACGCTGGAGCGCTGGGGCAAGGACCGCACCATCGAACGGCTGGTGCGCGCCTATCGCGAGTATCGGCCCGACATCGTCATCCCGACATTCCTCGACGTGCCGGGACAGCATGGCCACCACCGCGCCATGACGGAAGCTGCCGAAACGGCGATTGCACTGGCGGCTGATCCCGCCGCCTATCCCGAGCATTTCGCCGAGGGCCTGACGACCTGGAGTGTTGCGAAATACTACTTGCCGGCATGGTCGGGCGGCGAAAATGGCTATTACGACGACGAAGTCCCACCACCGCCAACAACGGTGACCGTCTCGGCCACCACAATAGACGCTCCGACAGGCGCGCCTTATGACACCGTGGGTGAGTTCTCGCGTGCCTTCCACGCCAGCCAGAATATGGGACATTGGCGCGCCGTGCCGCAGACCGACTGGCCACTGCACCTCAAGCTTGGCGGCGTTGTGGAGAATGACATTCGCGCCAGCCTTCCCGCAACGCTGGGCGAGATCGCCACGCGACTTTCAGGCGATGCGGCATCGGCGCTTGGACAGGCGCAGGCCGACATTGATCTGGCTGTCGCGGCATACCCCAATGGCCCCGCGATCACCGGTCCATTGCTGACGGCGCGTGCCGCGATTCAGTCGGCGCGAAGCGGATTGGATGGCGCAGAGGCAGCGTCATTCGGTCACCGTCTCGACCGCAAACTGGCGGAGATCGACACGGCGCTGCTGCTTGCCGCTGGTCTTGCGGTCACGGCATGGGTCGAGCCTGTCAATCTGGCACCCGGCGCCGAGGGCGTGTTGCATGTGGTGGTCGAGCCCGGCAGCGCGACCGATGTCTTGGTGCGCGCTCGGACGGCTCCGTTCATTTCCGTTGATGGCCCGGCAGCTGTCGAAAACCTCATCTCCATCCCGATCCGCGCCGCATCCAACGCACCGATCACCAATGCCTTCCTGCCCGGCTATGCCGCTTTGGGTGGCAATGGACCGGTCAGTGTCGAACTTGAAGCAGCCATTGCCGGACGGACGGCGCGCATCAGCATCGACCTCGAAGAGGCTGTGCAGATCGTGCCTGCCAATTCGGTGGAGCTGGCTCCAGATGCCATCATCGTCGCCCTGCCCGGCTCGGGCAAAGCCACCAGTGTCCGCGTCCGAACCGATGTGGACCTGTCGCGCGTGGCCATTGCCGGTGTTGACGGCCTCAATCTCGCGCAGACGGCATCCGGCGTGGACGTTTCAGCGACCGCCGAACTCGCTGCCGGTCGTTATACCCTGCCGGTGCAGATCGATGGCGAGCAGGCCTATAGCCTGACGCCGATTGCCTATCCGCATATTGGCCGCACCCATTTCGTTCGGCCGGTGGCGCTCGAAATAGTGGCGCTGGACCTGACCATCCCAAAAAGCCGCATCGGCTATGTCGGCGGCGGCAGCGACCGGGTTGGATTGTGGCTTGAGCGTATGGGCGCGGACGTCACCGAGCTCGACGCCGCGGCACTGTCCGGTGACCTATCGGGCTTTGATACCATCGTCATCGGCACATTTGCCTTTGGAACCCGACCCGATCTGGCTGCGGCGACAGCGCGACTGCATGACTGGGTGAACAATGGTGGGCATCTGGTGACGCTTTATCATCGACCATCCGATGGCTGGTCGCCAGACAGCACGCCACCGAAGCGCTTGGTGATCGGCTCTCCATCGCTGCGCTGGCGCGTGACCAACCCGAACGCCGACGTGGATGTGCTGCTGCCCGAACATAAACTGCTCACCGGCCCCAATGCCATCGGCGCAGAAGACTTCGCCAATTGGGACAAGGAGCGTGGGCTCTATTTCGCTTCTTATTGGGATGCCGCTTACGAGCCGCTTCTTGCCATGCATGATGCGGGCGAAAAGCCACTAACCGGATCGCTGGTTTCGGCTGTTATCGGCAAGGGCCGCCATACCCACACAAGTCTTGTGCTGCATCATCAGCTCGACAAACTGGTGCCGGGCGCATTCCGCCTGCTGGCCAATCTGGTGCAGCCCGCCTGAAATGAGCCAACACGTCCAGCGTGCGGACAATAGCGGGCTGGTCTGGCTTTTGTCCGACATGGTTCTCGTCACCGTCATGACCGTCTTGGTCAAGATCGGCGGCGCGAGCTATCCGGCTTTGCAGATGGTGTTTATTCGCTCGCTGATCGGGTTGATCAGCGTCTTGCCACTGGCATGGCGGCACCGTGCCGCTATCGCACAGACCAAGCAGGTCGGACGGCATGTGTTTCGCGTGCTGTGCAACACGCTGGCGCTGTCGGGCAATTTCGCGGCGCTGACCGCCCTGCCCCTCGCGATGGCCAATGCCATCGGCTTCATGCGGCCGCTGGTCGTGATGGTGCTTGCGGCCATCATGCTGGGTGAGCGTAGCACAGGCTGGCGCTGGATCGGGGCCTGCGTCGGCCTGCTGGGCGTCTTCATCATGGTGGCGCCGGGCGAGATCGCCTTCAGCCCCGGCATCTTGGCCGCTCTGGCTTCGGTGGTGTTCGGCTCGCTTGCCGTGATCCAGACCCGCGCTTTGGCGGCTGAAAACACCACAGTGCTGATGGTGTTCTACACGGTCGGACTAACCGTCTTCACTGCCATTCCGGCTGTCATCATGTGGGAGCCAGTGGCGTTCGCCGATTGGCCGCTGCTGATTGCCATCGGCATATTGGCGCAGATTGGCCAGTACTGTTTCCTGCGCGCCTATCAGTCGACGCCGGCAAACCTTTTGGCGCCGTTTGGGTACCTCTCCATTGTCCTCGCGAGCGCGGCTGGATTTTTGGCCTTCGGTGAAGTGCCCGGCTGGTCGACCCTGATTGGCATCGTCGTCATTGTCGGCGCGCTGGTGGCAACGTCGCGCCTCGATAGGCGTAGGCTCAATCGCGATGTTTGAATAGAAAAGGCCTCCGGACCGGGAGGATTGGTCGGAGGCCTTTCTGCGCCCGCCGCTTTAGCGGACAGCGCTGGCCTGCGCGGGAGAAACGCAGGCCAGTGTTGGTTTAGTGCTTGGCTGGCTGAGTGAGGTTTGCCAGCAGGCGGAATGCGCCCGGCACCAGCTTGTCGAGCTGATGGTGTAGCACGAGACTGGTGTGGGTGTGACGACCTTCGCCGATCACAGCCGATAGCAGCGAACCGTTCAGCGGCTCTTCGCCCGCATCGCTCATGGCAAGGAGCGGCTTATAGGCCTCGTCCCAGCTCGATGCGAAGTATAGACCACGCTCCTTGTCCCAGTTTGCCCAATCGTCTTCGCCAATGACGTTGGGATAGTTGAGCAGTGGGTGATCAGCCTCAAGCACGGTAACGGCTGCCTTGGCATCGGTGACGCGGAAGCGGATCGATGGCGTACCGATTTCGATCTTGGCCAGCGGCACCGTCTCTGGGTTCCAGCCGTCCGACGGACGGTGGTAAAGCGTGACAAGGTGGCCACCATTTCGCACCCATTCGTGGATGCCGGGCAGCGCCGCGACCAGATCCTTGCGGCGACCGAACGAGAAGATGCCGACGATAAGCGTCGTCAGGTCACGATAGGCACCGGCTTCGATATCGGATGGGGTCAGTTCGACGAGCTTGACGCCCAGACGACGCAGCCAGATGGCGACGTTGTCATTGCCACCGCCGACATAACCAACCTTGGCATCTGGCGGCAGCACCGCATCAACCGACTGCACCGGAATGGACACGAGGGTGGGGACCACCGACTTGCCGATATGCGGATATGAGAAAGTGTTGATGGCGTAGGCAGGCTGATCCAGCAGAGTTGGCTCAATGGCAATGCGCGCCACGCCCAGATCTGCCGGTGGGGACAGCTCGAACGTGCCGGCTTCGCGACCGGTTTCGCCGGTTGCCGCAATGGCCCAGCCTTCTGGCAGGTCGAACTTGAGATCGTCTGTCGTCGCATTGGCCACAACAGCGGTCAGCTCAACCGGGGCGATGTCCTGCTCGGTATTGAACACGACAGCGTCGGGCTTGAGTTCGAGCGAGGCTGCAGGCAGCACACGCAGGGCATCTTCCAGATCGATATCGAGTACGGCGGTGTGGCCACCGATATCGGCGGTGATGCGGACGAAAGCATCACCATTGCCGCCGAGCGGGTCGAACTGTTCGGCCAGCGGATTGGTCAGCGCCGCGTCGGCCGCGACGGTAACCTTTTCGCCATCGGCAGTGGTTTCCGTTGTCAGACCATCGCGGGCGATGACGGCAACGGACTGGATCGCAACCGTGTCCGGCGCATCGACGACCGTCTTGACGATGATGTCCTGACCGGGACGGAGATCGCCGCCATCGGTGTAGGCGCGGATGTTCATCCCGGCGGCTGTTGCCAGCACCAGATCGACTTCCTTGGCCTTGCGGTCGAGGCGATGGGCGACGCTGTCTTCGAGTTCAGCGGGCAGCTGGGCGCGGGCTTCGGCGATGGCCTTGCCGATTTCGGCAACCTTGGAGAGCACGGCAACCGGATCGCCATAATCAGCGATAGCGTCTTCGATCAGGCCCTGTGCATTGCGCAGTGCGTCGGCGGCCGAGGCTGGCATGCCGTCGAGTTCGGCGATGTGGCCAACGGTGGCGATCAGGCCTTCGCGGATGTCCTGTTCTTCGCCGCCCGGATTGCCCTGGGCCGTCCAGGCGAGATTGAGCGCCCATTCGGTCTGCGGATCGGGCTGCCAACGACCCATGCCCTGCGTCAGATGGCAGGAACGGGACCATTCGCCCATCTGTGGGAAAGTCGCGCCCGAGATTGGGTCGCGCTCTGGAGCGCGGACGGTCAGCGTGGTTGGAGGGGGCGGGGTTTCGTCGTCATAAACGCCGCCACCGCCGCCATAGGCCGGCAGGTAGATTTTCGGCACGGCCCATGGCTTGAGGCCAGATGCGATCTGATCGGGGAATTCCGCGGCATTGCCCGACAGTTCAGCAGTAACGAAGGTCGCAACGTTTGCCGCGCGGTGATGACCGTGCTGGCCGCCAACATCGAGGAAGCAGTTCATGATGACGTCGGGACGATAATAACGGAACGCCCAGGTCATGCGCTCGATGACGCGGTCACGACCCCAGCGGTCGATGGTGGCGTTGGGGTCCTTGGAGAAGCCGAAATCATGCACGCTGTCATTGTGGCCCTGGCCACCAAAGGCCAGCGAGGCGTCGAGCGAACGGGAGGCTTCAGTCATTTCTCGGGTGCGCAACACACCCAGCACAGAACCGCGTTCTGGGCCAATGGCGTTCTGACCGCCTTCGCCGCGCGTGATGCAATAAAGAACTGGGCGGATACCATAGACATGGCGCAGTGCGGCAAGCATGCCGCTTGGCTCATCGTCTGGATGTGCGCCGGTGGTCATGAGCGTAACCGTGGAGGTCAGGCGTTCCAGCTGACGGTAGAGTTTGACGATTGCCGGCTCGCCCTTTTGGGCAGCAATCAGTTCAAGGTTGGACGCGGGGGCAGCCCAAGCGGGGATCTGCGTGGCGGCCAAGGCAGGCGGAACGGTGGCGATAAAAGTTCGCCGGCTCATTCGAGTCATGAAGTTTCCTCTCTTCTTCATTGGCCAAAGCGGCCACTCAACGGGGTCTGTGACAACCCTGTGACGAACTATGAGAGCCCCATTAACGTAACTCAAGTGTGTTAATAATAAGAATTTGTAGGTCTTTGGGATGACCGCCTCACCTGGGGACTGCCAACATTGGCGCTTGCAAAGTGGTTCTTAATTGGTATTATTTTGGTTAGATTGGTATTTTCGATACCGACCGGCGCAGCAATCACCAAAAGGGCTCTATGGACCTCCTGGTAAACCTCTATTCGCGGAAGCTTTCTGAGCTTGGCAGCCGCGTTGCAGACGTCGCGGCGACGATCCGTGTGGCGCTGCCGCCTGAACAGCACATCGTCAAAGACTGGGTTCGGGACAATTTCAGCGAGTACTGGGTGAGCGAAGTCACCGCCGCCATGGCGCATCAGCCGGCGGGATGCCTTGTCGCCATTGTCGAGGGCAAGCTGGTTGGCTTTGCCTGCTACGACGCAACCGCACGCGGCTTTTTCGGGCCTACCGGCGTTGCCGAAGACCAGCGCGGCAAGAAAATCGGGCTAGCACTCCTCTATCACGCGCTGATCGCGATGAAGGCACAGGGCTATGCCTATGCCATCATTGGCTCAGCCGGACCGGTCGACTTTTATGCCAGCGCCGTGGGCGCCGTGGCCATCGAGTCCGACAAGGAAGACATTTATCAGGGCCTGCTGCGCCTGAACCCAATACAGGCAAAGGACTGAGCATGTCGCAAACCCCATTGGCGCTTTTTGTTGGCATGCCGGGCCTGACGCTATCAGCGGACGAGGTCGCCTTCTTCCGCGAAACCAATCCGCTCGGTTTGTTTCTGTTCAAGCGAAACCTCGACAATGATGAGCAGGTTCGCCGTCTCTGCGCACAGTTTCGTGAGGCAGTGGGCCGCGACGATGCGCCGGTGTTCATTGATCAGGAAGGAGGTCGCGTCCAGCGACTCGACAATGGTCACTGGCCGAGCTTTCGCAGCCTGGGAGCGTTTGGAGCATTGGCGCGCAAGGATCTCGAACTGGGCAAGCACGCTCTGAAGCTATCGAGCCAGGCAATGGGTTCGCTGATGGCTGAGCTGACCATCGATAGCGGCACCACGCCGGTCGTCGATCTGGCGCGCAAGGGTACCCATGACGTGATCGGCCAGCGCGCCTTCGGCGATGATCCGGACCTGGTGATCGAGCTTGGCCGCGTCGTCATCGACGCCATGCTGTCGGTCGGCGAAATGCCGATCATGAAGCATATTCCCGGCTATGGCCGCGTAACGGTTGATCCGCATTTCCACTGCCCGGTGGTGGACGCGAGCGTCGAGGATATGCGCGCTACCGACTTCAAGCCGTTCGTTGCCCTCAAGGACAGCCCTTGGGCGATGGTGGCGCATTTGATCTTCACCCAGATCGACGCCGAGCGTCCGGCTTCCGTTTCGCCAGTGGTCTGCGATCTCATTCGCGACGAAATTGGCTACGATGGTGTGATGATCACCGACTGCCTGACCATGGAAGCTCTGAGCGGCACCTGGGCGG from Devosia sp. 2618 carries:
- a CDS encoding PIG-L family deacetylase, yielding MLTNRERLRHRQNQPAIVALHRALARLTSTVTVMNTGAHPDDEQSGMLALMSFAMGMRVVIACSTRGEGGQNTLGPERTGALGVMRSREMEEAARELGADIAWLGHGPDDPVNDFGFSKSGPDTLERWGKDRTIERLVRAYREYRPDIVIPTFLDVPGQHGHHRAMTEAAETAIALAADPAAYPEHFAEGLTTWSVAKYYLPAWSGGENGYYDDEVPPPPTTVTVSATTIDAPTGAPYDTVGEFSRAFHASQNMGHWRAVPQTDWPLHLKLGGVVENDIRASLPATLGEIATRLSGDAASALGQAQADIDLAVAAYPNGPAITGPLLTARAAIQSARSGLDGAEAASFGHRLDRKLAEIDTALLLAAGLAVTAWVEPVNLAPGAEGVLHVVVEPGSATDVLVRARTAPFISVDGPAAVENLISIPIRAASNAPITNAFLPGYAALGGNGPVSVELEAAIAGRTARISIDLEEAVQIVPANSVELAPDAIIVALPGSGKATSVRVRTDVDLSRVAIAGVDGLNLAQTASGVDVSATAELAAGRYTLPVQIDGEQAYSLTPIAYPHIGRTHFVRPVALEIVALDLTIPKSRIGYVGGGSDRVGLWLERMGADVTELDAAALSGDLSGFDTIVIGTFAFGTRPDLAAATARLHDWVNNGGHLVTLYHRPSDGWSPDSTPPKRLVIGSPSLRWRVTNPNADVDVLLPEHKLLTGPNAIGAEDFANWDKERGLYFASYWDAAYEPLLAMHDAGEKPLTGSLVSAVIGKGRHTHTSLVLHHQLDKLVPGAFRLLANLVQPA
- a CDS encoding ROK family protein — translated: MRQRVAIGSNPERNRAHNRRVVLEVIRLQGHLGRTEIARRAQLTPQAVSNIVEELLDEGLLIELGRLRSGRGQPPIQFAVNPDGPLTAGVEIAADHMVTVLVDLSGGLRAQSIIPLTQTGPDVIPGLLTDQIKQLHSTLGESPARLLGVGVVMPGPFEIEGMSSVGPATLPGWTGTDPAALMAKATGEHVVIENDATAAAVGERLYGAGRQMGHFCYLYFGVGLGLGVIQDGRPLRGAFGNAGEIGHIGLVPRKGKAFAGAAGALERFVSVFALREHLALAGVYAANVDDIQKLHDDGSKPLLEWISIAADYLAPAVSMLENIFDPEAIIFGGGLPDSVLDAVIAALDPLPVSVSTRRQRTAPRVLRGQTGQLTAALGAAALPLLETVSPHLSIAADAAG
- a CDS encoding DMT family transporter encodes the protein MSQHVQRADNSGLVWLLSDMVLVTVMTVLVKIGGASYPALQMVFIRSLIGLISVLPLAWRHRAAIAQTKQVGRHVFRVLCNTLALSGNFAALTALPLAMANAIGFMRPLVVMVLAAIMLGERSTGWRWIGACVGLLGVFIMVAPGEIAFSPGILAALASVVFGSLAVIQTRALAAENTTVLMVFYTVGLTVFTAIPAVIMWEPVAFADWPLLIAIGILAQIGQYCFLRAYQSTPANLLAPFGYLSIVLASAAGFLAFGEVPGWSTLIGIVVIVGALVATSRLDRRRLNRDV
- a CDS encoding GNAT family N-acetyltransferase produces the protein MDLLVNLYSRKLSELGSRVADVAATIRVALPPEQHIVKDWVRDNFSEYWVSEVTAAMAHQPAGCLVAIVEGKLVGFACYDATARGFFGPTGVAEDQRGKKIGLALLYHALIAMKAQGYAYAIIGSAGPVDFYASAVGAVAIESDKEDIYQGLLRLNPIQAKD
- a CDS encoding PIG-L family deacetylase — encoded protein: MSRRTFIATVPPALAATQIPAWAAPASNLELIAAQKGEPAIVKLYRQLERLTSTVTLMTTGAHPDDEPSGMLAALRHVYGIRPVLYCITRGEGGQNAIGPERGSVLGVLRTREMTEASRSLDASLAFGGQGHNDSVHDFGFSKDPNATIDRWGRDRVIERMTWAFRYYRPDVIMNCFLDVGGQHGHHRAANVATFVTAELSGNAAEFPDQIASGLKPWAVPKIYLPAYGGGGGVYDDETPPPPTTLTVRAPERDPISGATFPQMGEWSRSCHLTQGMGRWQPDPQTEWALNLAWTAQGNPGGEEQDIREGLIATVGHIAELDGMPASAADALRNAQGLIEDAIADYGDPVAVLSKVAEIGKAIAEARAQLPAELEDSVAHRLDRKAKEVDLVLATAAGMNIRAYTDGGDLRPGQDIIVKTVVDAPDTVAIQSVAVIARDGLTTETTADGEKVTVAADAALTNPLAEQFDPLGGNGDAFVRITADIGGHTAVLDIDLEDALRVLPAASLELKPDAVVFNTEQDIAPVELTAVVANATTDDLKFDLPEGWAIAATGETGREAGTFELSPPADLGVARIAIEPTLLDQPAYAINTFSYPHIGKSVVPTLVSIPVQSVDAVLPPDAKVGYVGGGNDNVAIWLRRLGVKLVELTPSDIEAGAYRDLTTLIVGIFSFGRRKDLVAALPGIHEWVRNGGHLVTLYHRPSDGWNPETVPLAKIEIGTPSIRFRVTDAKAAVTVLEADHPLLNYPNVIGEDDWANWDKERGLYFASSWDEAYKPLLAMSDAGEEPLNGSLLSAVIGEGRHTHTSLVLHHQLDKLVPGAFRLLANLTQPAKH
- a CDS encoding glycoside hydrolase family 3 N-terminal domain-containing protein, with protein sequence MSQTPLALFVGMPGLTLSADEVAFFRETNPLGLFLFKRNLDNDEQVRRLCAQFREAVGRDDAPVFIDQEGGRVQRLDNGHWPSFRSLGAFGALARKDLELGKHALKLSSQAMGSLMAELTIDSGTTPVVDLARKGTHDVIGQRAFGDDPDLVIELGRVVIDAMLSVGEMPIMKHIPGYGRVTVDPHFHCPVVDASVEDMRATDFKPFVALKDSPWAMVAHLIFTQIDAERPASVSPVVCDLIRDEIGYDGVMITDCLTMEALSGTWAERVTASLDAGYDIALHSQGDLAASQAAAHAARPLSAVSLARITRAQNQRGNLRVDVAAVHAEVEQIFKENGIA